The Echeneis naucrates chromosome 23, fEcheNa1.1, whole genome shotgun sequence genome has a segment encoding these proteins:
- the LOC115037156 gene encoding uncharacterized protein LOC115037156 — protein MKSKGFSGNDLPVRFLRLLAPPLQLLSAAVWQIVQQGLVDHYGMLEEFVTMVTELVPELMSYSQRAQLIMGLRARLVLEMCRSEPPADVQTIQPHLDRIKAPVSTANDHDVTINQVEESEVNFVELVHTLLEDSSERKYFFEEIFPVYFGPKYDTALEMLVWEFISRLDKLVPVPDFTQLAALLGDAPSILEDCLQTYFPPEDMKAVLEHHRDLGHFEEKDPRLLPMDDCILSSLSLPPGTISVTNTTSSSPPNQDSAPPEDKGLLNSRMRTRASKRNSETIRQKLKETKDSGRRQVSGRGRNASQEKKVSAKPSDGTIDSTANIQTEDMDSAANGDSQSLRRVSTLRKRKLSGSVDIPPKQPMEESDFLDSLMDDENSGESPLISIWGDYTDSQEGSFPVVTDTKVPWSDEETLHLLDIWGKDSVQRALKGCLKNRHIFTQIAQKMAERGYMRTVEQCQTRIKRLKKCFRQNNKGNSKLECKFYEQLQCVLSSSPPSAVPEVTYDVEEALNEDDGDEDLQLLSQATRPDTGTRSVAWTDLETLALINTWGEDKMQQELKGVHRTGHIFSTISTKMAAQGFSRTPEQCQTRLKRLKSSFRQCYQNNSKGQGQVQCKFYNELGRILVKDFVPVPQLDDIPGDPEDSDLPAYSNAETESAVGIQEDRKKVPWSDKETIILLEIWGHSQVQQSLRRYPHNGHIFTEISEKLGAHGYSRSADQCHTRIKRLKANYRQCQENMSSSGTDRVDFKFYDLLEQILEKQPSTSSTVVSDSVEMSEDSNGESMSETDGDMTTSIEKAATGTWSDEETLALIDIWGEEDVQRALRGVVHNGHVYADISEKMKDRGFMKTSEQCRWKVKSLRNNFRHCYDRKKCGRKVNYRFYNQLELILGQEAVSLDEYDERDEQPEQDPVSVDGLNTVWSEEETTALVEVWAADDVQHSLKTCVRNGHIFADISEKMATMGYLRTPEQCHSRIKRLKKTYRRSCNTRRNGGRPAVFQYFHVMAQVLGDDSLYPDLDSAAVDATLSLMDKDPDLYDQPSTSQLATDLSRKMPWSDQETRKLLEIWGEDNVQRTLKGCLKNRHVFEYISEKMSNQGFMRTSEQCYTRIKRLKHGFQHEKVEFKFFNEMEEIFSKELKVEDSSADTSVPDDSDDCPPELNQNKVASSNQWVADGTKQAWGDGETRALLNIWGSEEIQNNLKGCTKNKHVFIQISQVMASQGYLRTPEQCQTRIKRLRANFRHFLEGKKGERQECKFFDQLVQIFGNKYMMNSDPLADDTADIES, from the exons ATGAAGAGCAAAGGATTCTCTG GTAATGATCTTCCTGTCCGATTTTTACGCCTCCTGGCCCCGCCCTTGCAGCTTTTATCAGCTGCAGTGTGGCAAATTGTGCAGCAGGGACTTGTGGATCACTATGGGATGCTGGAGGAGTTTGTTACCATGGTGACGGAGCTGGTCCCAGAGCTGATGAGCTACAGTCAAAGGGCTCAGCTCATCATGGGACTCAGGGCCAGG CTGGTCCTGGAGATGTGTCGAAGTGAGCCCCCAGCGGACGTGCAGACTATTCAACCACACCTGGACCGCATTAAAGCTCCTGTCAGCACTGCCAACGATCACGAT GTCACCATCAACCAGGTGGAAGAGTCTGAGGTCAACTTTGTTGAGTTGGTGCATACATTGCTGGAGGATTCCtctgagagaaaatatttttttgag gAAATCTTTCCTGTATATTTCGGACCAAAGTACGATACAGCACTTGAGATGCTGGTGTGGGAGTTCATATCCAGACTGGACAAGCTGGTGCCAGTTCCAGACTTTACACAG CTTGCAGCCTTGCTAGGAGATGCTCCGTCAATCCTAGAAGACTGTTTACAAACCTATTTCCCACCAGAGGACATGAAAGCTGTACTTGAACACCACAGAGACCTTGGTCATTTTGAAGAGAAAG ATCCTAGATTACTACCAATGGATGACTgcatcctctcctccctgtcaCTACCTCCTGGGACCATATCAGTTACAaacaccacctcctcctcacctcctaACCAAGACTCAGCTCCTCCGGAGGACAAAGGGCTTCTCAATTCTCGCATGCGCACAAGGGCGAGTAAGAGGAACTCTGAGACAATCAGACAAAAACTCAAGGAGACCAAGGATTCTGGACGTAGGCAAGTGTCAGGTAGAGGAAGGAATGCTTCTCAGGAGAAGAAAGTTAGTGCGAAACCATCTGATGGCACCATTGACTCCACTGCAAATATCCAGACCGAGGACATGGACTCAGCAGCCAATGGGGACAGCCAAAGCTTGAGAAGAGTGAGCACTCTCAGGAAGAGGAAGCTGAGTGGAAGTGTAGACATACCACCTAAGCAGCCTATGGAGGAATCAGATTTCTT GGATTCTTTAATGGATGATGAGAATTCAGGGGAATCTCCTCTAATCTCGATATGGGGAGACTACACAG attctCAGGAAGGGTCTTTCCCAGTAGTGACAGACACAAAAGTTCCCTGGTCAGACGAGGAGACGCTCCATCTGCTCGACATTTGGGGGAAGGACTCAGTTCAGCGGGCTTTGAAGGGCTGCTTAAAAAATCGTCACATATTTACACAAATCGCACAGAAAATGGCAGAGAGGGGCTACATGAGAACAGTGGAACAATGCCAGACCAGGATCAAACGACTGAAGAAATGCTTCCGCCAGAACAACAA AGGAAACTCCAAACTCGAGTGTAAATTTTATGAGCAGCTACAGTGCGTCCTCAGCTCCTCGCCTCCTTCAGCTGTTCCTGAGGTCACCTATGATGTTGAGGAAGCCCTAAATGAAGACGATGGCGATGAGGACTTGCAGCTTCTAAGCCAAGCAACCCGTCCAGATACAG GAACTAGAAGTGTTGCATGGACAGATTTGGAGACATTAGCCCTAATCAACACGTGGGGCGAAGACAAGATGCAACAGGAGCTGAAAGGGGTACACAGAACCGGGCACATATTTTCCACCATATCCACCAAGATGGCTGCCCAAGGCTTCTCCCGAACACCAGAGCAGTGCCAGACAAGGCTGAAAAGGCTGAAGTCAAGTTTCAGGCAGTGTTACCAAAacaa CTCAAAAGGACAAGGCCAAGTTCAGTGCAAGTTTTACAATGAACTGGGAAGGATTTTAGTGAAGGACTTTGTTCCAGTGCCACAGTTGGACGACATACCAGGAGACCCTGAAGACAGCGACCTTCCTGCCTACTCCAACGCTGAGACAG AGTCTGCTGTGGGTATTCAAGAAGACAGGAAGAAAGTCCCTTGGTCAGACAAAGAGACAATCATCCTCCTGGAGATCTGGGGACACTCACAG GTCCAGCAGAGCCTGAGACGTTACCCACACAATGGCcacatttttactgaaatatCAGAAAAGCTTGGTGCCCATGGCTACTCTCGGAGCGCAGATCAGTGCCACACCAGAATCAAGCGGCTGAAAGCTAATTATCGCCAGTGTCAGGAAAATATGAG CTCATCTGGGACAGACAGAGTCGATTTTAAATTCTACGACCTGCTGGAGCAAATCCTTGAGAAGCAGCCgtcaacatcttccactgtggTGTCTGACTCCGTTGAAATGTCAGAAGACTCCAATGGTGAATCAATGAGTGAAACAG ATGGAGATATGACTACATCCATTGAAAAAGCTGCAACGGGCACGTGGTCAGATGAGGAGACGTTGGCACTTATCGATATCTGGGGTGAAGAAGATGTTCAGAGGGCACTGAGGGGCGTTGTCCACAACGGACATGTCTATGCAgacatttcagagaaaatgaaagatcGTGGCTTCATGAAAACTTCGGAGCAGTGCCGGTGGAAAGTCAAATCTTTGAGGAATAACTTTCGACACTGCTATGACAGAAAGAA ATGTGGTAGAAAAGTAAATTACAGATTCTACAACCAACTAGAACTAATACTGGGACAGGAAGCAGTTTCTCTTGATGAGTATGATgaaagagatgaacaaccagAGCAGGACCCAG TAAGCGTAGATGGCTTGAACACAGTGTGGTCAGAAGAGGAGACCACTGCTCTAGTTGAGGTGTGGGCTGCAGATGACGTGCAGCACAGCCTGAAAACCTGTGTCCGCAATGGCCACATATTTGCCGACATATCAGAGAAAATGGCCACAATGGGATACCTAAGGACACCGGAACAGTGCCACTCCCGGATCAAAAGGTTGAAAAAGACTTACCGGCGTTCCTGCAACACCCGGAG AAATGGAGGACGACCTGCAGTCTTTCAATACTTCCATGTCATGGCTCAAGTGCTCGGTGATGACTCTTTGTATCCTGATTTGGACAGTGCTGCAGTGGATGCCACTTTATCCCTTATGGACAAGGATCCTGACTTGT ATGATCAGCCTTCAACCAGCCAACTTGCCACTGACCTGAGCAGAAAAATGCCCTGGTCAGACCAAGAGACTCGCAAGCTTCTGGAGATCTGGGGTGAAGACAACGTCCAGCGCACCCTTAAGGGCTGCCTGAAGAACCGACACGTGTTTGAATACATCTCTGAGAAAATGAGCAACCAAGGGTTTATGAGGACGTCAGAGCAGTGCTACACCCGCATTAAGCGCCTCAAACATGGCTTCCAGCATGAAAA GGTGGAATTTAAGTTCTTCAATGAGATGGAGGAAATCTTCAGCAAGGAGTTGAAAGTAGAGGACTCATCTGCTGACACATCAGTCCCAGATGACTCAGATGACTGCCCACCTGAACTGAACCAAAATAAag TTGCCTCAAGCAACCAGTGGGTGGCTGACGGCACAAAGCAGGCCTGGGGCGACGGGGAGACGAGAGCTCTTTTGAACATTTGGGGGAGTGAGGAGATCCAGAACAACCTGAAGGGctgcaccaaaaacaaacatgttttcatccAGATCTCTCAGGTCATGGCCAGCCAGGGCTACCTGCGCACTCCCGAGCAGTGTCAGACCAGGATAAAGAGGCTGAGAGCTAATTTCAGACATTTCCTGGAGGGCAAAAA aggagagaggcaaGAGTGTAAGTTCTTTGACCAATTGGTGCAAATATTTGGCAACAAGTACATGATGAACTCTGATCCCCTGGCTGACGACACAGCAGATATAG AATCATGA